One Phaseolus vulgaris cultivar G19833 chromosome 2, P. vulgaris v2.0, whole genome shotgun sequence DNA window includes the following coding sequences:
- the LOC137809778 gene encoding transcription factor BHLH3 → MACRVQKRISLRRKLHILRVLTSSNSAKRTSIANSTVLRLYKLKLALETVKRHYENLLATRGEHINLLNHVKENKDVKIEKVRAGTFMVKVTCEKGSNTLVAILEAFDEMCLNVQQAKVSCENGFSLEAIVVAEDQTLDVRDVSEALVKAIGKQSGEKDLPKFDKKCDL, encoded by the exons ATGGCTTGCAGGGTGCAGAAGAGGATATCACTGCGCAGAAAACTTCACATTCTGCGAGTCCTTACCAGCTCAAATTCT GCCAAGAGAACCTCCATTGCCAATAGCACCGTTCTGCGCTTGTACAAGCTAAAGCTCGCCTTGGAAACTGTCAAAAGACATTATGAAAACCTACTGGCCACCAGAGGAGAGCACATTAACCTATTGAACCATGTCAAAGAGAACAAG GATGTGAAAATAGAGAAGGTAAGGGCAGGAACTTTCATGGTGAAGGTCACCTGTGAGAAGGGGAGTAACACGCTAGTGGCCATTTTAGAGGCATTTGATGAGATGTGTCTGAATGTTCAACAAGCCAAAGTTTCATGCGAAAATGGTTTTTCTTTGGAAGCCATTGTCGTGGCTGAGGACCAGACCCTGGATGTAAGGGATGTTAGTGAAGCACTTGTAAAAGCTATTGGAAAACAGAGTGGTGAAAAGGACTTGCCGAAGTTTGACAAAAAGTGTGATTTATGA
- the LOC137812158 gene encoding probable WRKY transcription factor 65 isoform X1: MDTKLTNNNRQDSDPPQENIADSPPSSSLFNIDAVVTSPTSSSKRRRAIQKRVVQIPIKETEGCRLKGESNTPPSDSWAWRKYGQKPIKGSPYPRGYYRCSSSKGCPARKQVERSCVDPTMLVVTYSSDHNHPWPASRNNTRPTKKPEPEPVTDPVEPEPEPEEKFAELGGDESMITTADEMGWLGEMETTTSTVLESPIMSAAYHADVESALLPMREEDELLFADLGELPECSVMFRQGLLEERRRYTAPWCGTTS; this comes from the exons ATGGATACTAAACTCACCAACAACAACCGTCAAGACTCTGATCCACCGCAAGAAAACATTGCCGACTCCCCTCCTTCTTCCTCTCTCTTCAACATCGATGCCGTTGTCACCTCCCCCACTTCCTCATCAAAGAGAAG GAGGGCAATACAGAAAAGGGTGGTGCAAATCCCAATCAAGGAGACAGAAGGGTGTAGGCTAAAAGGAGAGAGCAACACGCCACCATCGGATTCGTGGGCATGGAGAAAGTACGGGCAGAAACCCATCAAGGGTTCACCTTATCCCAG AGGGTACTACAGGTGTAGCAGTTCGAAGGGGTGCCCGGCACGGAAACAAGTAGAAAGGAGCTGCGTGGACCCCACAATGTTGGTCGTCACTTATTCCTCCGACCACAACCATCCCTGGCCAGCTTCTAGAAACAACACCAGGCCCACAAAGAAGCCCGAGCCCGAACCAGTAACGGACCCGGTCGAACCGGAGCCAGAACCGGAGGAGAAGTTTGCGGAACTGGGCGGGGACGAATCCATGATCACCACCGCGGATGAGATGGGGTGGCTGGGGGAGATGGAGACAACGACGTCCACCGTTCTCGAAAGCCCAATTATGTCCGCAGCGTACCATGCTGACGTGGAGTCGGCGTTGCTGCCGATGAGGGAAGAGGACGAGCTGCTCTTCGCCGACCTCGGGGAGCTTCCGGAGTGCTCCGTCATGTTCCGGCAGGGGCTGCTGGAGGAGAGGCGGCGGTACACGGCGCCGTGGTGCGGGACCACAAGTTGA
- the LOC137812158 gene encoding probable WRKY transcription factor 65 isoform X2: protein MKRGIGFVETCRRAIQKRVVQIPIKETEGCRLKGESNTPPSDSWAWRKYGQKPIKGSPYPRGYYRCSSSKGCPARKQVERSCVDPTMLVVTYSSDHNHPWPASRNNTRPTKKPEPEPVTDPVEPEPEPEEKFAELGGDESMITTADEMGWLGEMETTTSTVLESPIMSAAYHADVESALLPMREEDELLFADLGELPECSVMFRQGLLEERRRYTAPWCGTTS, encoded by the exons ATGAAAAGAGGAATTGGCTTTGTTGAAACATGCAGGAGGGCAATACAGAAAAGGGTGGTGCAAATCCCAATCAAGGAGACAGAAGGGTGTAGGCTAAAAGGAGAGAGCAACACGCCACCATCGGATTCGTGGGCATGGAGAAAGTACGGGCAGAAACCCATCAAGGGTTCACCTTATCCCAG AGGGTACTACAGGTGTAGCAGTTCGAAGGGGTGCCCGGCACGGAAACAAGTAGAAAGGAGCTGCGTGGACCCCACAATGTTGGTCGTCACTTATTCCTCCGACCACAACCATCCCTGGCCAGCTTCTAGAAACAACACCAGGCCCACAAAGAAGCCCGAGCCCGAACCAGTAACGGACCCGGTCGAACCGGAGCCAGAACCGGAGGAGAAGTTTGCGGAACTGGGCGGGGACGAATCCATGATCACCACCGCGGATGAGATGGGGTGGCTGGGGGAGATGGAGACAACGACGTCCACCGTTCTCGAAAGCCCAATTATGTCCGCAGCGTACCATGCTGACGTGGAGTCGGCGTTGCTGCCGATGAGGGAAGAGGACGAGCTGCTCTTCGCCGACCTCGGGGAGCTTCCGGAGTGCTCCGTCATGTTCCGGCAGGGGCTGCTGGAGGAGAGGCGGCGGTACACGGCGCCGTGGTGCGGGACCACAAGTTGA